The window CAACTGATTTGGTGTAGACGTAACATGTGCAGAGGAACCGGAATCTGTAACCCACTCTCGACCACAACTATCTGAGACCTGAAGAGCAGCAAGAGCCTGTGGTACGTCATCACTCTGATAAGTGTTATCAAACCTGTTCCAGCACTTAAGAGCAACATGACCAACTCTTCCACAAATTTGACACACAGGACGAATGTTGTTAGATACTCCAGACTGAGACTGATTCCAACCAGAGTTGTTGACCTGTTGAGAGAAACCACGACCACGAGTAGAGAAGTTGCGACCTCCTCGACCACGAGAGTTCGATCCTCGACCACGATAGCCAGAGAAACCACCCCTTTGAGCTTGAAAAGCTAGATTTGGCGAGACATCTGAAGCAGATTCATACGACTGCAACTTCGAGTCGAAACTAGAGACCTCAAGAACCACATCGTTAAATGTAGGAGCCGGTAAACGAGACAGAGAACTCTGGATAACAGTAGCAATAGGGTCATATTCCCTAGCTAGTCCATTCAGAAACAGAACAACCTTCATAGACTCATTAACNNNNNNNNNNNNNNNNNNNNNNNNNNNNNNNNNNNNNNNNNNNNNNNNNNNNNNNNNNNNNNNNNNNNNNNNNNNNNNNNNNNNNNNNNNNNNNNNNNNNNNNNNNNNNNNNNNNNNNNNNNNNNNNNNNNNNNNNNNNNNNNNNNNNNNNNNNNNNNNNNNNNNNNNNNNNNNNNNNNNNNNNNNNNNNNNNNNNNNNNNNNNNNNNNNNNNNNNNNNNNNNNNNNNNNNNNNNNNNNNNNNNNNNNNNNNNNNNNNNNNNNNNNNNNNNNNNNNNNNNNNNNNNNNNNNNNNNNNNNNNNNNNNNNNNNNNNNNNNNNNNNNNNNNNNNNNNNNNNNNNNNNNNNNNNNNNNNNNNNNNNNNNNNNNNNNNNNNNNNNNNNNNNNNNNNNNNNNNNNNNNNNNNNNNNNNNNNNNNNNNNNNNNNNNNNNNNNNNNNNNNNNNNNNNNNNNNNNNNNNNNNNNNNNNNNNNNNNNNNNNNNNNNNNNNNNNNNNNNNNNNNNNNNNNNNNNNNNNNNNNNNNNNNNNNNNNNNNNNNNNNNNNNNNNNNNNNNNNNNNNNNNNNNNNNNNNNNNNNNNNNNNNNNNNNNNNNNNNNNNNNNNNNNNNNNNNNNNNNNNNNNNNNNNNNNNNNNNNNNNNNNNNNNNNNNNNNNNNNNNNNNNNNNNNNNNNNNNNNNNNNNNNNNNNNNNNNNNNNNNNNNNNNNNNNNNNNNNNNNNNNNNNNNNNNNNNNNNNNNNNNNNNNNNNNNNNNNNNNNNNNNNNNNNNNNNNNNNNNNNNNNNNNNNNNNNNNNNNNNNNNNNNNNNNNNNNNNNNNNNNNNNNNNNNNNNNNNNNNNNNNNNNNNNNNNNNNNNNNNNNNNNNNNNNNNNNNNNNNNNNNNNNNNNNNNNNNNNNNNNNNNNNNNNNNNNNNNNNNNNNNNNNNNNNNNNNNNNNNNNNNNNNNNNNNNNNNNNNNNNNNNNNNNNNNNNNNNNNNNNNNNNNNNNNNNNNNNNNNNNNNNNNNNNNNNNNNNNNNNNNNNNNNNNNNNNNNNNNNNNNNNNNNNNNNNNNNNNNNNNNNNNNNNNNNNNNNNNNNNNNNNNNNNNNNNNNNNNNNNNNNNNNNNNNNNNNNNNNNNNNNNNNNNNNAGGCCTGGGAATTTCACCATTAACGAAACCGAGCAGCTTCTGGGAGCGAAGCAGAGATTCGAACTGAGTTTTCCACAAGAGATAGTTGGTGTCACTCAGTTTGATAGTAACAGAACTCGCAACATGAATATTAGAAGGAAAAGGATAAGGATCGAGTCTTTCTGCCATGACAGCAACCTATTAGGGTTTTAAGAAAGCTTTGATACCATGTGAATAAACAAGAACTGGTTTTGAAAAACTGAAATTTACTGTATTATTCTCCTTAACTTACAATTACAGAGTGAGTTCTTATTTATACAATTTTGAGGAACATTCTAGGTTCTTTGACCACACACCTAATCTCATGACAAGTGGTGAACATCTACGCCTCCTCTAATGACAGAAGAGAATCATAACGGCTCGATAGTACAATGTCACCATCTTGTGCAGGTAATGTCTTTGTCACCTTCGTAGTCATCTGTCTCTGCTGTTTCCCTTTGTCGCATTGTTGCAGAGAAGGACAGAGTTGTTGAACTGTCGGACTCTGTTTTGGGAGTGGGCTTCCTAGTGGGCTTCTTGGACTTGGACTTTTGTCTTGGGCTTGATGTTGTAAACTCTCATCCCCCCGCAAACTGATGGTGGGAGGCATCGCAACATTCAGTTTGTAACGAAGTCGTTGGAAAGCTTGTCGAGGAAGAGACTTCGTAAAGATGTCCGCAAGTTGTAACGCAGCTGGAACGTGTTGAActtcaagaagaccaagagcGACTCTCTCACGAACATAATGATAGTCGACTTCGATATGCTTGGATCGATTGTGGAAAACGGGATTAGCAGAGAGGTAAACAGCCGAGAGATTATCACAACGGAGAATTGCCGGCCGAGTTTGAACAATTCCCAAGTCACGAAGCACAAAAGATATCCAAGTTAACTCCGATGCAGCGGCTGCAAGTGCTCTGTATTCGGCCTCGGTTGATGATCTCGAGACTGTAGGTTGGCGTTTCGCAGACCAGGAAATCAGAGTTGAACCAAGCAGTGAGCAAAAACCTGTCGTAGACCGTCGTGTGTCTTGACACCCTGCATAGTCACTGTCGCTGTATGAAATCAATGGTAAGTCATCACTGTAAGATACCAACGACAAGTCACTGTTCCGATGCATATGTAAGCCCATCTTTGTAGTCCCTCTTATATATCGCAAGATGCGCTTTAAGAGATGAAAGTCTGAGTCTGTCGGAGCATGCATCCGTTGGCAGATAAAATTGACTGCAAACTGTATATCCGGTCTCGTGATTGTCAGATATTGAAGCTTACCTGCAAGACTGCGAAAGTAGCTTGGCTCAGAGAAGAGACGCGTATCCTGAAACACTTGATCCAGTCGTTGAGGCAGTGGTGTATGGACAGGATTGCATTTAGACATACTAGCATGATGCAGAATCTCCTCTGCATACTTGGATTNTAGCACTGGCTAACCAATTGGCTTTGAGGAGGAGTAAGCTCATGCATCTTCCCATGGTTTCATAATCCTCGACCCAATAGGGTTCATTCTAACACGTAATGGATACATACATGAACTAAGAATGATGAATCTCTAAAGAGAAATCGTCTTCGAAGGGAAGAAACATGAGCCAGAgccaattgtttttttcttttttcttttgctatttgTATGAATGATAAGCGCCCATAAATTCTCAGAATTAAGGAACATGAGGGAAAGTGATAGATGTATCTGTTCGACCTAAAGCttctatcttttcttttgtaagagTAATTGTTCGTTTTTCTCCACGGATGTGTGTCCATTGTAACCATCAAGGATGAGATTTTGAGATTCACATGGGAATGTGTTTCCACTATAACCATTGTACCTTGTCAAGCGGGCTTCATGCCCGCGGGCCTAGCCCAAATAGTACCTCAGCGGGGAGGGTATGAACACTAAATATTAAATTCGTTAAAAAGCGGGTCTTGCGGACCTAGCCCAAAAAGATTGCGGGTTTTAGCGGGTTATACCTGTGGGTTGGTGGATCGGCCCGCGgtcttcaaatattaaataaaaataaatatttaatatagatacataactatttttatataattttaaatatatatcttttaaaagtatgtggtaacacaaataatttaatgtagaaaaattaaaacatctataaaaaattaatataaacattgattttatttattttttttttaaattattatttattacttttactttattttaatatattttttattaattttattttatttttaatatattatttagacCCACGGGCCAGCCCGCTAACCCGCTGGGCTTAGCGGGACAGGCTTGGACATAACTTTTATGTATGCGGGCTTAGCGGGCCGGTCCGTTGCGGTCTAGAAAATAGAAATTGTCTGCTGCGGACAGCCCAAATGGACACGGGCTGGCCCTTTTGACATCTCCTCTTAAAGAAGTCTGGATAAGAGGAGATGAgattgttgaccaaaaaaaaaaaaaagaggagatgAGATTTTTAAGACCAACATGAAACTAATTAATGATGAGAAAAGGAAATGGCTGAACAAGGTGTAGTGAGAAAAGTATCTCCATCTTGAGTTGGATGTTCCTTGTCGAGTACAGCCAACTTTTGGTTTAAGCCATGTGaaacataatcataaatttgatCCAACAAAATGGAGAACTCTGAATAAAAAAGGGTGAACCAAAAACTttaacaagaaacagagaaaaaccAAGATCTatacttaagaagaagaagagacaacatTGTTTTAAACCAAACCTTGGCCAACTTTACATACAAAAACCCGGAAAAATTGATGTAAAGTTAACTGGCAAATCACATATAGAGGTTCAAAAAagtctaaataaatataacaaacatttcatcaaaaggttaagaaaataagattcttTACTAAGaacattaaaacaaatcaccaatgaCTCTTCTCAGCTCTCGTTTGATcattcctaccgatgcaactGCAGCCCCACGAAACTGCatatataaacccaaaaatGTTATGGtgagagataaaaaaaactgaaatatgtCTCTTCCAAACATCAAGAACATTGGTCTTTCAGAAGTAACTTACCTTGGCCTTGAGATTCAATGTGAGAAACTTATTAAGTGTATGAGATCTAACAGAGAAAGCATCCATGTGAAGATTGCTTAGAGTTTCCATGATGTCTGCAACTATGTAGTCTCTGTAAGAACATCTTACTTCGATCACAACTTCTGTTTCTTTAAGCTTAACTCTCAAATGTGTCTTATCTCTGAAAACAGTGACTTGTTCGGTTTCTCCTGAATTCTCATCGATCTTTGTGCTGTCATCGTAGTTCCCTGATGTCTCTTCAATCAACACAGAGTCGTTAAGGTTCTCCGTTGtctttctttgtctttcaaCGAAATTAACTGATCCCATACAAGATTCTAGCTCTTCTACTCTTGCCTCCAGTTCTTGCAAGTACTTGATTGTGTTGTTCAGTATCGATTCTTTATCAACCTGCAAAAGGATTCCCAAACAGAGTCTTGGTTTTTGAAATAGAGGAAGCCTTTAAAAATTTAGAGACAGAGTTATTACCTCGTTGACAGTGGGAACCATAGTTCTGAGGACACTGAACTTTTcgttctcttttcttctatcTGAAGGATCATCTTGATTCATACCAGATCTCTGTGTTGGGAACATTCTCTTTGTACGCATCATCAACGGTACATTGTACAACATCTTCCGCAACACATTCTGTGACTGTGGCTGCAAGTCGCTTTGTTTCTGAACGACATCTGAGTTTGGCTGCTCACATTGCTTCCACCGTAGGAAACTTGAGCCAGGATCAGAAGAAGCAAGATTCCGTTGACGGTGATGGATCATCTTATCGCTCCTACTCGATCTATCCACCGAGTAGTTGAGTACTGTTGAAACGGTTCTTTTGTAATGCAAGTCTTCATCAGAAATACCTAATGGAATCTGATGTTTCTCTTCAAGCATCAAGTTTGCTCCACTGATCATAATCCCcattttcttctcatcatcatttttttggAGGAAAGAAATTTCCAATAAGCAAGATTTGATGTGTTGAAGCAGACTATGATCTTCTGAAATCTTTCATTGTTCAAGAAAAGACAAAGCAAATTAGGGTATATAAATTTCTTGTGAACCAAGAAACCAaagtaaaacctttttttttgatattggAGAGATACCAATTCAGTGACGCCCAGCTCAATCACACCGCCCAAGTGAGGGAAACACACAACAGTCTGGAGAAGACCCAGAAAGGCATAAGAACACAATtacattctaaattttttagattGATGTCTAACAATTAGAGAACTAAACTTTCATTTCTAAGCAACCAGAACCCATTTAAAGAGAACACTATATATGTAACGTACGTACCTGAATCGATGCGCTCTAATGGAGAGAAGCCATATGAACAGTAATGAAAAGTAAAGCAGATCAAAAAAGATTTATAGTCAGATTCGATTGAGAAgatatcaagattcaagaagaatAAAAGTATAATATCCTACGAACTTACCCTTGCTAACAAAGAACGAGAGAATAGTTTGTTCTCAGCGTATTGAGCGTTGCAGAGCCATATGGTCTCACCCGTCGCTGAAGCTCTTCCAGGCAAACTAAGCGCCCATCGACAACCAAAAAAATGCCATGGAGATTAATTTATGACCCTAGATAGTagctagagaaaaaaaaaacttaatattataGGATTACTTCAAACGCTAAAAGGTGAAAGTGTAACAGTAAGGAATCCCAAAGGTTAATTTCGTGTATCATCATTCCACTATTTACCGACTGGTTTTGAGATGGAAATCTAAGTTTGGTATTAAACCTCTTTATCCAAAGTGATTTTCATCTTAATATGAAAGGACACTGCTCATTTACATCTTTAATTTATTGCACATTGGTTTTTCTATATGAACAGTTCAAAAGAGCTAGTATATTTTAATGTACTAATTCaggggggagagagagagagagagaaagaaagaaagagaacaaaccattgagaaggagagaagacATAGGACATGGAGACTAAGTAGTACCACTCTTCATCAGAGAGATCATCTGGTGGCAGCATCATATTTGTAGTACTGTCGCCACAGCTATGAACGTCATCATCATTATGCTCAACATGAGTAGTACTAACAGTAGTACCACTGTCTCCTTCAAGCATAGACAAATAAAGTTTCCTAAGCTGCTTGCTTCTCTGCAACCCATGTTTATAATGAGATTCgtaactcttctttctcttcttcatatctccatTGTAACATCCTTCTCCCCactccaaaaccctaaatttagaATATAGTACTCATCATATGTAACTCGAGaatgaaaaagaggaaaaagggCAATGCAAATATGAGATTAACAAGATCTGatgtttgtttgtatatgaatattagattacATATACTTACCCGGGTTGAGTAAGTGAAGACGACCAGAAGATTGCGTAGTTCCATTGAACACTTCTTACAGCTAAAGCAAGTTGTTTTCTTAATAAGCTGTTTTGTCTCTTGCTTCTTCCTCCTACTGCTTCTACACCACCATCAGCCATTGTCAAAGACATATGTAGATGTCGTGATGAACTGAATTTAAAACTCCGGAACCaaagtgatatatattaaagagGAGACAACGAAAaggcaaaatttattaaagaagGCTTGTACTGAAgcttctttttacttttctttctttcttttctttattgctttctctttctcagCTTGGTCCTGATGGGAAAGTCTTAAAGGAGTGTCTTTAAAGTAGAGTACTGTGTCTGAAtgatgggagagagagagagagtgtgtatGGTTGACTTGGGTCATGATCTTGGTTTTTGGAGTGACTCatctttataaaataacatatggTAATAGTGTTGGATTCTATTTGGTGAAACCCAAGGTAATATTCTGTAAATAAAGTGATGCTGAAAAAAATGCCAAAAGAAAGATTCAATGTAGTCAAAAGCTTTAGTTAGGTGTATAGTGATTTGGTCTACGCTATACAACATGGATTTTAAATAAATCTGAAAACTGTATAGTGCAGAGATATACTATCGTGCTAAATGTTTTAGATGCGATTTGTTTTGAAAGTCACTATGATATCGGAATTTATCGTGATATATTGGaaaaatacaacttaaaatcATTTGATGATCCACGATTAGTGTTTTGATGATTCAATCTTGTAGTCTGCTTAACGTCCATTAAGAGACAAAATAATAACACGTTACCTTACAAAAGTCGTTTATCCGTATAAGATGTAGTAAAATAATTTCAATGAATCCATTTTTTTGctcaaaagaaattatatgattattacCTTTAAACCCTTTTTTCCCAAAAGAAATTGTTACCTTTAATACTCTTAAcgatattttttatgtatatcgAAAGTGCAGTACGAGAAATGTTTATTATGATGAAATAAGAGATCCAGTCCATCGAAAttcaatcaaataaaacttttttggGTAAGTATTCTTAGTTAAACTTGTGTTGTTTTATCTAAAATAACTAAAACCTAATATGCCACatcaggttttgtttttgtttttgcatgttAATACACACGTCGGGGTTTTATCGTCTTACaatcattttataaattttatccATCTCGTTGTGAGGAAATGGAACGTATCGTgttttaacaaaccaaaaatggAACTCTTGTCTGGCTCACATCAATGTagataattactttttaatgttatttataTAACTCGATCTGAAATATATGACAAACAGAATGTACTTATACGTAGTTGCAAGAAAATGGAATATACTAGTTGGATATTGAAGATTccattttctttgataaataGATAGATTATAAATGCGCATTTCACCAGCATAATTCCATAATAGATTATACTATTAagatgcaaaataaaaataaataaacaaacacacactaCTGTCAAGTTTGATAATCAATTGAGGGACATCAAATACCCCGATCGTTGGTTATTTTATACC is drawn from Camelina sativa cultivar DH55 chromosome 8, Cs, whole genome shotgun sequence and contains these coding sequences:
- the LOC109125876 gene encoding uncharacterized protein LOC109125876 — its product is MKVVLFLNGLAREYDPIATVIQSSLSRLPAPTFNDVVLEVSSFDSKLQSYESASDVSPNLAFQAQRGGFSGYRGRGSNSRGRGGRNFSTRGRGFSQQVNNSGWNQSQSGVSNNIRPVCQICGRVGHVALKCWNRFDNTYQSDDVPQALAALQVSDSCGREWVTDSGSSAHVTSTPNQLSAVTPYNGPETVMVGDGAHLPITHVGSTTLTTNAESGDQRTSS
- the LOC104705310 gene encoding transcription factor MYC1-like; protein product: MSLTMADGGVEAVGGRSKRQNSLLRKQLALAVRSVQWNYAIFWSSSLTQPGVLEWGEGCYNGDMKKRKKSYESHYKHGLQRSKQLRKLYLSMLEGDSGTTVSTTHVEHNDDDVHSCGDSTTNMMLPPDDLSDEEWYYLVSMSYVFSPSQCLPGRASATGETIWLCNAQYAENKLFSRSLLARSASIQTVVCFPHLGGVIELGVTELISEDHSLLQHIKSCLLEISFLQKNDDEKKMGIMISGANLMLEEKHQIPLGISDEDLHYKRTVSTVLNYSVDRSSRSDKMIHHRQRNLASSDPGSSFLRWKQCEQPNSDVVQKQSDLQPQSQNVLRKMLYNVPLMMRTKRMFPTQRSGMNQDDPSDRRKENEKFSVLRTMVPTVNEVDKESILNNTIKYLQELEARVEELESCMGSVNFVERQRKTTENLNDSVLIEETSGNYDDSTKIDENSGETEQVTVFRDKTHLRVKLKETEVVIEVRCSYRDYIVADIMETLSNLHMDAFSVRSHTLNKFLTLNLKAKFRGAAVASVGMIKRELRRVIGDLF